The Apostichopus japonicus isolate 1M-3 chromosome 20, ASM3797524v1, whole genome shotgun sequence nucleotide sequence cccATGGGTATCtgggtgcccccccccccctccccaaagaaGAAATACACGTGGAATGCTGTATTCTAAGGCATATTAAGGCTATAGATTAGATCTTTGACAAGGAATGACTTCACAGGTAATTTGTAAGCTGAGTGATAGGTTAGATGCACCGTATCatgtatttatgaatatgtCTGGGACGGTTTTAGTTTTAACTGCAATAGTTGTCATTTCCACATGTTTCTTGTTTATAACCATTTATATTAAAACACAAAGAccgaaataaataaagaatgatTCATGTCCAGGATCATTTAgatgtataaacatatatatacacacatatatatacacacatatatatatatatatgaataatttgCTATGAATTTTGAAGGGGCGTGTATAGTCAGCGGCGTGCGCAAAGGAGGAGCTGGGGATGGAGGCATGGACCCCTATACCTGCATCGTCAGTCGGGCTCAAGCTTTCAGTCGGGGAGTTTGTTTTCACAGCAGAGCcttgcgtttatatctatagtCTAAATGTACCTCAGAATGCAGCACTGGCTTTTTCTACAAGAGAACACCCGGACCACCCTACATGGGATTAGCATTCTAATACCCACACCCCTCATTCGTCAAAGGtttctgaccccccccccccccatcaacaCCAACGTTGACATCCTCTGCACGTCATTGCTAGTAGTGTTTATTATGCCCAATTTCTTCTCATGGAAAGGAGTTTTAAATGTAAGGTGAGAAGAAACTCGGGGAGACATGAGTGGCTCGATAGACATTGGGAAGAGGTGTGTTTTGCCCAGACAGTTTGAGCTTGAATTTCATTAACGCATTCCAGCTACGGAGAGAAGAAAAGGAGTTTGGAGGGAGGAAGAGAAAGGACTGAATGAGTGGAAGAGTggatggggaggtggggggggggtggggtggtgaaGGCATATATGAACCCTGATTGAGTTCATAGTTGAATTTTCAAAATCACACATGCATATCATTAATTTAATGACGATACTTTTCCCCTCTATAGAGACAGACAGATATTTACAGAAAATGTTGGGCACAACGAATTTATACTCTATCCCTTATTGGCCATTTGAATAATGATGAGGATTTATTCGATGTAATAATCACTGTTCCATATGACGTGTTTAGTTCCTTATTTGATTTATGAAACtctcataaaaatataaaaacagtaGACGACTTTTCGTTAAATACGGAAACTTTACGTATCTTTTATTTATGACTTGAAAACTAGCTTTGAGTCCGATGGAAGATTGTTTAAGGGCTTATATAAACTTGTTCACGTTGGGTGATAATTGGCACTAAGAATTCCGCTATAAATTCTACTTTGTCCAGATATTTGATAGAAAGGTCATGAAGATTTCTAACGTTTGCAAAATAAGTTGTGCCCAGGTGAAGACCAGAACGATGTCGATATCAAGAAGATAAACGGGAACGGGAtattgagaggggggggggggggggggggaggggggtttgaGTGTTGAAGCGAAGTGTACGTGTGAAGAGCTATATGTATTTTCATATCCTACTACAATTGCATAGGACCGCCCCTGGAAAACACCGACCCCATCCCCCTCAAGAATAACGTCATtaaagaaatactttttttttaatattcatagAAATGTTTTCTTGCAATCTTGGAACAGATAAGATGATGAGAGTGGATAAGCTTTGCTGTAAAAAATCTGATGTCCATTTCTTTCTTTGAATACCGGCTATCATTTGAGGAGGGAcggtggtggggggaggggggtgggggagtgacGAGATAAGAGCGAggtaagaaattaaaaaaaaataaaagcagaATATTAACACATGGCGGAAACTTTGCaaagattttatttttccattaatGTGATGACCATACAATGAATTTATTGTCTATGGAATGATATATGATGTATATAATTTAATTCTAAACTAATTTATAAAGCTACGTTATACAGTATAGAGACGTACGCTTTCTATATATGACAATACTGAAACCCCAGATATGaatataataacaatacatCTATAAAACATGATACTATCACTACATTTCATTGCAcgtataaataaaataatttacaagTATGGACAACATATTGGGTTCATTACTTTtcttggtgggggaggggggggatacGATAACGTTTAAGAATTCTTCACTTATCCTATTAAtatcaaagtatatatatcaacattaattcAAACAAAGAGTATTTTACTGAAAACTTATCTTTTATATCAGAAGAGGTAATTTTATCTTACAGCTGAACTTTCAGTTGATGTAATAAAGTTATGAACGACAGGAAATCAAATTTGATAGATTACATGGAGAATTAACCCAAACGGAAATGCATAGTTCCGTTGTAGATAAAGTGACCAAAAAAAGGCTTGTGGGAAAGTTTGTAATCGGAACCACATTATTAAAGTCTCGTCGGTTTATAAAACCAGACGgaaattattatcatttatgAAACGGAATTATAAATTGAGATCAGAATTGTTTCCTTTGGACattattttttaacaattttttcacACTTTATTTTTATAGATGCATATTTATGCGAGTTTCAtcatattattcatttttttggggACGTTTGCTTTAACGTTCACAGTATAGTGTTTGCCATATACGTACCGTAACGCTTACAAATAACACTAAAGTTATATCATAAATTGTATGTACATTGAAAACCAAGGTGATAAAgtgaataaagaaaatcaattaaAGAATTAAAGGCTTAAAGGTAATGAAATGTACCCTCTTGAAACCATTCCTGTGTAAAGCAGTCCATGCCTATAGGCTAAATCAGTCCGTGCCTGATAGGCTATGCGAAAGAATTCATATAGTATAGTCTTTAGGAAATTAAACTATAAACGCTGCATTAAAATTATTCTTGTGCCATTCTCCCTTACTCCTTCTCATTGCCCCCTTATATCCCTCGTTACCCCCAGTTTTAAGCCCCTTCCTTACCTCCGCACCCTCCATCTTAGCGTATGAATGAGACGATGTCAAattttatatgaatattaatcTATGAAAATAACCTCCCCGACCGAAATTTACCATCAGGATAGAGTCAAACTTTAGCTTCCTATTTCATACATACAAACAACCGACTGCAACACAATAGATATAGGATCTACCATAGGAAGGTTGCGTCGGAGAGGGTGGAGGAGGGTAAAGTCGTATGAATAGCATTGACTCTGTTGTTAAACTGTTTCAAAAGAAGTCCGTAGCCCGGCATATCTTTTCTTCTATACTCATATTTTTGCTTCTATTTATGATCCTATATAGGCTACTGGAAGCATGTATTGTCAGCATTAGCCTACCATGGAAAATATGTTACATAGCCTATACCAGTAAACCCCAATCCCCTTCCCTGTACCTAACCAATGAGTTGCAGtcttttttatcatttctaaaTTTATACTGCATGTAAATTTGACGATATATTTCGTCTCTCCTGCCGGAGCGttctattttcttcttcttcttctcttttataGAAATGAAGCATTTGTTTTTAGTACATGTGTATCGACGCTACACGCGacaataaataaagtaaaactgaaatttgaaCTGTATAGGTAATATTTAACAACCCTCTAAGATTTCTCAATATCTCGTAAGAGAAAACCTGCCACGTAACATCATTACACTCCTGAAAGTAACAAAAGAAGTATATAAGATTTCACATGTTTCTCTTATTCCGGTAATAGTTACTGGTATGGGGGTTTATGCAGGTTCCCtataacattaccatggttGCGCCATATCACATGGTTTTTACTGAGTCGACGATTTGCAGGAGTATTTGTACAGTTTGTGTAGTCCGCGTCTCTCGGCTTTAGAGACATCTTTGTACCGAAAGATTCGTTCACATGGATCGAGCCATAGCAAATCATCaactgttatgaaataaaaaaaataaaaaaacaataatgcaTTGTCATAACGTTAAATGAGTGAAATAGAGCATAACGCGGCAAGATTTTAGGTCGGAAACTATATAACGCATTATGAGATTTGTTAGGTTCAGAGAAGATAAGTAACCATAACAAAGCATCCAAAGCCTCTTTGGGCGTAGCCACCGTTAAGTCTCTTTTGGCAAGATCGTTTCGGCGGGAAGTTGTATAACTTGGGGTGGTCATAACATGGGTGGTCATATTTCAGCTTTCTAGCATAAGCATATTTCAGACAGTTAATCCATTCATCTCATCACCAATGATCAATCGTTTCCCTCTACCAGGCGTGGAtgcagcggagggggggggggggtccacaCATGCTCCCCTTTTCAAAATCACACAAATATTGAGAAAGAGTAGTCATTTGAATTAACTTTCGTTTCGATCTAATTATCAACCTAATATTAAACGGTATATTTTAAACATGGCCCATATGCACCACTCGACATCTAAACTTTGATATATCTTCGGATGAGGATACCCCCATGCACCCACCCCCTTATATAGGAGATGGTTCAACCTATACCCAAACACCTGCTCTTTTTTAAATACTTGGATCCGCCCCTATTTACATTTTAACCGAGAAAATAAACTTACCTTGAAACAAATAACCGTAATCTACTTTCAAGGTTGGGTTGCCACACAATCTATCTTTCacggtactgtacattgtaattTCTTGCTTTAGTAAGGCCCTGTCCACACCGCCAAAGATACTGTCGACACGAATACGGTATTCTACCGCGATATTGTCGGCGATCGCCATCGGCGCTCTCAGTGTCTCGATTTCGTTGAATTCATATGAGAACGATGGACCGTCGGCGACAACATCACGTTTATATCTAGCAGCATTGGTAGTGGTGTCCTTGATTTCCAAAACAGTTCCTTTAAAGGCTATATAAGAAATGCAGAGAACGAaaaggtcaatcagaggtcATCGGTATTGGGTAAAAACAACGATTAACTTTAACAAGtttttatacaaaataaatcCCCATAGGTTTTGACCCTATCAGTTATTCCAATTCAATGTTCGACTCTATACACAATTATACAAGTCTCAGTGTGGTAGGATGACAGTTAAAATGCTTGCTGATGAACGAGGAGAATACTTCTAAAACGTTACGTATGCATGAGAAAGAATGTATAGGCTAGGCCAAGAACATGTTTATTATTAGACTATTTGTCGAATCAACACTAAGGTCCTATCCAGTATATAGGACACGAGCCTCTAACTGCGAGCAGTTTTGTTGCTTTTGAATTTCAGTTAAATATTTTGGAGACAGCATAAATAACCTCGTTTTCCTAAGTTTGGTATCATAAATTTTAAATCGctcacaaatacatacatacattgaagATATTTAAAtaacgcccccaccccccacaaaAAAGGCTAAAAGCGCTTTGCTCAAAGCGCACAAATGAGTTGCTTCAAATGAAAACGGAAGGTTAGCTTTTCTTTTGATCGCAACTTTTAGATGTCCAATGATGTGTGGCATTGTATAGCTTTCATACGAATTCTGCCATGTTCAATACATAGTGATTTATGGAAAcatcaataacaacaacaaaacaaactaaacaATGAGAAGCAATGATGgtaatatacacacacacagtgtACCCTTTTTAAAGTTTAGCCCCAATTTCAGCCGTTTTCATGCAGCATTTTATCGTCAATTTGTTTACAGTTTGTCAAACTTGACGAGTTACGTTGGTGTGAAACTCATAATACGGTGAGGCTCTCtaaatttcaagttttaatTAGCCGACAATTTCTAAATATTTTTGATCCCCGTCGACACATTTGTAGATGGTACCGTATTAACCCTCAACAAGAGCAAGTTTTCGTCAATATTTGAAATCAAAGTTGACAATTCAAGctacttattttgttttgtgaataTAATAATTGTAATTGGCTTCTTGTAAACCTCTgtgggtgaagggggggggggcacttacCGCTACAAGAGAGAACGAAGGACAATACAAAAGCCGCATATTCAATGCAAAAGAAAGGAGTAAAATCCACAgatagaaaaataaaatgttctaaAATATACACTTACAGTATTTGCTGTTGCAATATGCGGTCTTGACAGGATCCGTGTCACATAAACATTGGGATGCTGACGTCAGTCTAAGTTGAATAAATAGGACGAAGACCACTAATGATTGGATGATTGTGGTGAATTGTGAGGTATCCATGGTGATGACGAGTCAAGTTGTGATGAGTTATCTGTAAGAGGAACAGAGTAATGGATATTTATTAATATGtcatcatgaaatatttgaccTATGCCTGACATGCACATTCAACCATAATAAAAACGATTTAAACTGAAAATATAACCGCATATGTAGACCCGTAGATAAGATAAGAATTCAAGATTTCTCTTGAGTACatcatttctttctttgctgTCATGAATCCGGGCTCTTCTGTTCTGCAGACTATATACTTTGTATGTACGTATTTAGATCctcatgcaagcaggaactcgtgaagaagccatcattggcttatcaaactcgcaagctgaccgaagtcagtctcttacattcatatctaacgtccatgattatgaattgtcaattgtcaacaactctgtaactggacgacatatatacattaatcttgtcGTGActaactcgggaccttatgattgaaaggcaccggcgttaaccactgagctaacactcctttgTATTGGCACACTGACAAGTATACATGAACCCAGTTACCTCCATTCCTGGTGATCTCTACAAAAGATCTCCATTTGTTTAAAATAGCCTCGCATTTCATCACACTCTCTATATACACGTATCTCAGTCTGGGCGCCCTACTACAGGTCTTTGATCCAGGTAACCCAGTCTATTCTTTCTTTAAGCCTTTTAAGAGACACTTTCTTTTCTCTGAAAAGAAAATGGCAAAGCCTACCACTTTCATTCAgagaaaattatttaaattaaagcTTAGGCGatcgatttatttgtaattaGTTGTTATAGCCAAATGGCTCAGTTAGGTTTCTGATTTTTGAGCCGATTTATTTGAAGGGTACTTAATCACAAATGGCAGTAAAATGTTAGTTGCAAGGAGCTGAAATACTGTTGCTTGAAAATAACCCCATTGATAAGCACAAAAAGTAATTTATGTAGCATTACCTTCATGAAAAACTCTGAGActatcaacccccccccccccccccactcacgaACAGTCAACACCGAGTCAAACAACTTGCAATAACTACAGGACTCTTCATGTGGCAATGAACTTGAAGTCCATCTATTCTAACTGCTTATCTGCATGTTGAAGCAGGTTACTGCAAAGTATCGGTATGAAGAACATAACGATTCAAAAGTTGCATCAGAAACTTTAGTAAGCATAAGAATGAATGgaagaagagagaaaaacaaatcaaatgtgCTTACCAGTATAGTATAAGTTAACCGTCCGTAAGAGTGTTACAGCTCAATGATAATATCGCAGATCCTCGTTTGCTTCAACTTCTTTGCTGGTATGTTCCTTTGTGAGTTTAGTTCCTCACCAGGTCTACCCTTTATAGTTTTGAAAGCCCTACAATCGACCGGCAGTGACCCGTTTGAACTATCGGAAGCAATATGGCTACGAAAATAATCTCCTCGGCTTTCACGACTATCTTGCTCCCGCCCACTCAGTCATATCAACGTAATACTGATGACCCTATAGCGAACTCAAACAGAAGCATACGACTCCGTGTTCACCATGGAGTTTACCGccaaaatgacgtcacgatcGTAAAAGCCAATCATAATGTCGTATATACggcatatataggcctaatttcCAAGTTTTAATTATTCAGTTTGGTTGATGATGTGTTCTCAAACCCATGACGTATATCTCATATCTTATAAACGACTCCACGCCCTGTAACTTGATCAGAAAAATCGTTTTTTTTAATGGATGATATATGTGCATATaaaatttcaccattttatgtGAGATATTATTAAACCTAACGGAAAACTGAGTTAAAGACGTTGATCGCGTGTTCTAAGAAGTCCACACAACTACTAGAGAGGAAGTATGAATTGTTTCCGTAATGAAGTTGTTTTTGTTTACGTGTGGTATAAAGTAACCCGATAACTTAAATTACCGTGAGATATGAACCAGTTCCGCTGGATTAGTTATCACGACAATCTTCAAACGATTTACTAAGCGATATCGTAACAAAAATGTAGTAAACATCTAGCAATCACCAGCATCGGAAGTATGTATGGAGGGTGTACGCTACAAATACGATGGTACCTTCGTTCAAGGTTAATAAACAAACACGTTACCGGTTATTTTGCTCTGTATGGCCTTATTCTAATTGTAGAGTCAAATTTGAACGTATACCCTTAATGATTCGATGATATACctttatgcaaatatatactCCCAGTAACACTCCTCAGCAGACCGCGCGGATCcaggaggggtaggggagggagggggtgtacGCTCGTTCTTGTTTCATGCAATAAGTTGAAAACGTGTTGTTAGAACAACATTGTGTGTAGAACTTAtctatagtctaaatatgcctgtACCACTAAAcgtctgaaattttaattttatatggAACGTCCAGGGCCTCAAATCCCTACAGCTACCCCTCCTTTCCTGGATCAGCCCTTGCTCAGTGGAATGCGGCAATCTGGGTTGAATTTATTGAGTTGGGTGAGGTGAGGGCTCGGACGTTACGGTAATTGATGTTAAACGCAACAGGTCCATTACTTTTTTAGCATTACCAACAGAAACTCCGCCCAAAGCGATACTTATATGCAAAATCGACTACGTACATATACATCAGCTATGACacaccctcgcccccccccccccttctccgaTTCACGCAGCTGCGTGGACCGTATCCCACACCTGAACTGTGCACTGATCGTTTACTGATATTTGGCGTgtaaaattttcataaataccTCCATAGAATATTTTGCAGCTTATAATTTTATGCGTCTTGTCTTCTTACAGAATGTTAAATCAGGTGTCTTGAGTCCTCTTATTCATAGTAAAAGACCCATAATTATTTATTGGCTAAATTTTATCCTAACTATGAATTTTAAGTGAAAGAAGGTAAAACTCATGGTAATCATTATTGGAGGGGAaaggaggaggtgggggggggggggtgaccaGTTTACCTGTAAGTTGCAAATGACGTATGAAACtttttgtgatgtcatacataTCCCACGAGAAATTGTTTATCTAACCGAAGTTTGAATCCAATGAACGCCCGTATATTGGAATGACGGCGAAGAAACCTATACTGTGTGAACTAGCctattaccatagcaaccatatATTACTGATCCCATTCggttatttatttgtatattttgcaGAGCAGTTGTGgaaattatattgttttttaacTACATACCCAACCGCCCACCTGTCTCCCTGCCAAAACGCCTATACATGTGGTTGTAACAGTAAAACAAATGCACAAACGCACGTAAGTTCGGCATCCGGTTGGATTTGTAAACTTGATGAACAAGCTTGAACTTTGTGATCAATTAGAAATCCTTAAATTTAATCAACACATGGAAACTGCTGAAAAGAAACGAATTAACTGGGCTTTTAaacaaacataataataataatttcataaactGGTCCATGAGGTAAACCTGATAGTATATGATTGTATTGTCGGAAACTATTAACCATGTTTTCCGATTTTTCGGTTTGATTCAGATTTCAAATTTACCCTTAATGTCCCAACCATGCACTTGTTTTCATTGACACGTTTGGCGCACCATTTAGTTCAGCATAAGTCGTCCACCCTCCGAATCGACACATCGCATTGGCCATTGTAACCATTAAAAGAACATCCAATTTCAAATGTCATTCGCAATATAACAAGTACAGTATTACTTCGCTTaggactccccccccccccgcacccatTACCCCCATCAGCAAGAATGTGACCGTGACTTGGATACCATGCTGCGATCCATTACAAAAACCTTTAACAATTAACCGCTCCCTCCccacaccaccccacccctattAGATCATAGAGGTGATGGGATGCGACAGTTGCAACAAGGCATAGACCCCATTAACTAAATTTCAAATAGTAAAGAGTGAACTTTCCCCATAGAAATAATACAGTGTCATCGAGACAGAAAATCCTCTGATAAATGACTCGACTCGACCTTATAAAGAAATGACTTCGGGATTTGACTGGTTTGATTAATTAAGCCACTCTTTTGTTCTTAATTAGTCACTATTCAGAGAGTGTGGTCTTGGACATCACTGACTATTCGCAGTCTTCAATAGCAAAATATATTCTATAAGGCaatcaatgtttattttttttcatctgAATGCTATTATGTTTAAACGTCATCAAGTAAATATTGCTCCCaaatatatgctagaaagtccaaTAATGGTCACACATGATCAAATATGTACTGCCACTGTAAAAGTATTCGAGGTATTTAACATTCTATTCTAATACTCCCCAATGTTTGGAAATAATTTCGAGGATCAGAACATCTATACGAATGTACTTTTAAAAACATCTAGCAGTTAAATGCTAAATTGGGGGTTAATGCTTTTTGTCACTGTGTTTTATAGGCAACGTGTTATTATTGCTGAGAGAGTTCAATTACATAATACATAGAGaaatggatagatagatagagagtaaatgaaaatgagaaaCCAAGATAAAAGGCTATGACTAAGTTTGTCCACCATGATCACGCAGTTAGATCATCTGTTCttacctccatggttatatCGAGCAGTCGTGTTATTACCGTAAACAGTTTCATTGTGATCATGGTCTTAATGTGACCAGATACGTACTGGCGTACTGCTGACTAAGACCACTTAAATATCTGTTCTTTATATTCATACCATGgagtctgtttttacctccatgttcaTACACACATCACTCACTGTTGATATCTCCTCAACCTTTGACCTTGATCATGCGTATATATTCCGATGTTAACAACGTTCGGATGGCATATGGTTATAGTCTCGATGTAGGGGGGCTGGGGATAGTGGGGTAGGGGGGACTGGATCGagttatttattttcttgtctCGGCTCTATCTTGGCTCAAACGAAGGTATCATGGGCCTCAAAAGAAGAGATACTACTGGAACTATTCAGTACCGTCCTTCGGAAATTACTTGACTCTAAACTACTCCAGACTTAATCGTTTGGTTGGATATGTATCACTTGTTCCCACTTGAAATCTTGCTATAACTTTATTAGACTGTGACGGTACCATATAGGTTATTGACCTGTATAGGCACTTATCCAGGAACCGTTGTCCTAGTTAAGTTGATTAACCTAATTCAACGTGCAATAACAAATGAGCAACTTACCACAAAGCAATGAGTTTTGGGTAAATCAAACTCGGAATTCCTAGAAATTCGCGTCAGACTAATGTAACTGCAAGTTCAACCAATATAGAGGCCTATACCTATATCCTAGTTCAAGGATGGGTATGGATTCGAAGGGAACGTGAAGAAAGCTGGAATAGGGAAGGGGAAGCCGCGTGGAGAGGGGAGGCAGGGGAGGGGGCAAAAACCTTTACCTTTcttgtattgttttttattcttaagTGATCAGTGTCCGTTTAAGGTTGGAATGACTCACATGTCACGTTACATAACCTACTTCGGCGTGACTGTAGAACGATTGAAGCCAAACGTCACATAATTAGTAAACCATTCGACACCGACGGAACTAAAGATTCAAGTTCTTGAACGTGAAGTATTTTACTCAAACCTGTAGCAATTGTAGAACATCGAATCGACATTATCGGTAACCAGTGTACAAACCGCAGACTGATTCGACTGGACTGTATGGCGCTATAAATAGGACCATACCAATCTTTACTTACCTGAAGAATTGGTATATAGCCATCGGAGGCTTAAGGGTGAGctgggcggtggggggggggggtctctaaAGGTTGACAAAggtctcaccacactggagcttagtcggttacgtggtgacttgattcaggtgttCAAGATTGtttatggttttgacaatttatccttcactgcaTGACTTTTTCAGGTTTGCTAatatagtagttgtaccagaggtcattgtcttaaactccataAGTTACAAagtaatattcggcataacttttttctataATAACGTCGTGAATGaatggaacggtttgcctgagaaagttgtagttgcaagtagtgtgaatgggtttaagaatgctttggacaagcacttgaAGCATTGTCATCGGGTCTGATTTTTTGGGGTCTGCGGGTTTTTTTCCTCTCCCATATGGTCCTTgattgtccctcctgat carries:
- the LOC139961481 gene encoding uncharacterized protein, with translation MDTSQFTTIIQSLVVFVLFIQLRLTSASQCLCDTDPVKTAYCNSKYSFKGTVLEIKDTTTNAARYKRDVVADGPSFSYEFNEIETLRAPMAIADNIAVEYRIRVDSIFGGVDRALLKQEITMYSTVKDRLCGNPTLKVDYGYLFQVDDLLWLDPCERIFRYKDVSKAERRGLHKLYKYSCKSSTQ